A single genomic interval of Stieleria maiorica harbors:
- a CDS encoding 2-phosphosulfolactate phosphatase, whose translation MSRSISVALTPSGLAPECELHQACSIIIDVLRATSVMTTAGLAGAKRMITCENIHAAFEIADQSDSERADQPPSRPLLCGERHCKPIDGFDLGNSPAEYTPDRVVGRDIVLTTTNGTRAIQAAMRSRRLLAASFLNLAATVAAVESEPHLQIVCAGTNGQISYEDVLLAGAIIDRLNESGSGPGEPTDHLDDSARIAWSAWRQSLTPARALEESLALSLGGRNLIEAGYTSDIGRCAQIDTIDGIAERVDPGKAVFRFVKR comes from the coding sequence ATGAGTCGATCAATTTCCGTCGCACTGACGCCGTCGGGGCTGGCGCCGGAGTGTGAATTGCATCAGGCGTGTTCGATCATCATCGACGTCTTGCGCGCGACCAGCGTGATGACGACGGCGGGTCTGGCCGGGGCGAAGCGAATGATCACGTGCGAAAATATCCACGCGGCCTTTGAAATCGCCGACCAGTCAGATAGCGAACGCGCCGATCAACCGCCAAGTCGCCCGTTGCTGTGCGGCGAACGCCACTGCAAGCCGATCGATGGATTCGATCTCGGCAATTCGCCGGCCGAATACACGCCCGATCGCGTTGTCGGCCGCGACATCGTGCTGACGACGACCAACGGGACGCGGGCGATCCAGGCCGCGATGCGGTCGCGTCGGCTATTGGCCGCATCGTTTTTGAATCTCGCTGCGACCGTGGCCGCCGTTGAGTCTGAACCGCACCTGCAAATCGTCTGCGCCGGGACCAACGGCCAGATCAGCTATGAAGACGTCCTGTTAGCCGGTGCGATCATCGACCGATTGAATGAATCTGGAAGCGGGCCGGGCGAACCGACCGATCACCTGGATGATTCAGCCCGCATCGCGTGGAGCGCCTGGCGGCAATCCCTAACGCCGGCGCGAGCGCTTGAGGAATCGCTCGCGCTGTCGCTGGGCGGACGCAACCTGATCGAAGCCGGGTACACGTCGGACATCGGCCGTTGTGCCCAAATCGACACGATCGACGGCATCGCCGAACGCGTCGATCCGGGCAAGGCGGTGTTTCGGTTCGTGAAGCGTTGA
- a CDS encoding MATE family efflux transporter has protein sequence MSEISGGRHDLAQPADLAPRPGAADDLPVPTNLAQAAIEVLRVAVPLMISAGMMSVVLFADRTLLMFYDGASMSASMAGGNLFWVVVCVPIGAAAMTGAVIGQLIGNGEPEKVGRLLWQSIWLSLMTVPFFVAAFLGAESLFRLTGQPEELIAAEATYMRWLMLGGLGLVIESALSGFFSGTERTSVIMWVSVASGLLNVVLDVVLIFGWGGLPALGIAGAAIGSVIAFWFKVVCYSWLLSRPGLESRYRMRGGFGLDLPMLRNFLYYSLPSGLMYLTEAGAFTIIILRIGQLGDVPLRATTMAINFNMVAFIPLVGIAIAASVLVGRHLLQNGPAFAVRTSLASLLIALFYSGVWAIAYLVAGDWMLSLYGLGTPDEDSRQAILLAGGLLGFVASYVLVDAVQLILSAALKGAGDTWFVLAAGAATSALSIAAGIAFDPGRSSLTWWWWVITIWIWALAIAMTTRFLGGRWKSMRMV, from the coding sequence ATGTCGGAAATTTCTGGCGGGCGTCACGATTTGGCGCAACCCGCGGATCTCGCTCCGCGTCCGGGGGCCGCGGACGATCTACCGGTCCCGACGAATTTGGCCCAGGCGGCCATTGAAGTGCTCCGCGTGGCGGTGCCGTTGATGATCAGCGCCGGCATGATGTCGGTCGTGTTGTTCGCCGATCGCACGCTGTTGATGTTCTATGACGGTGCTTCGATGAGCGCATCGATGGCCGGCGGCAATCTGTTTTGGGTCGTGGTTTGTGTGCCGATCGGGGCCGCCGCGATGACCGGTGCGGTGATCGGTCAGCTGATCGGTAACGGCGAACCCGAAAAGGTCGGGCGTCTACTCTGGCAATCGATCTGGTTGTCGCTGATGACGGTTCCGTTTTTCGTCGCCGCATTTCTGGGCGCCGAATCACTGTTTCGCCTGACGGGGCAACCGGAGGAGTTGATCGCGGCCGAGGCGACCTACATGCGATGGTTGATGCTGGGCGGGTTGGGGCTGGTGATCGAGTCGGCGCTGAGCGGTTTTTTCAGTGGCACCGAACGCACGTCGGTGATCATGTGGGTGTCTGTCGCCAGCGGGCTGCTGAACGTGGTCCTGGACGTCGTGCTGATCTTTGGCTGGGGCGGTCTGCCGGCCTTGGGTATCGCCGGGGCCGCCATCGGCAGCGTGATCGCGTTTTGGTTCAAAGTCGTTTGTTACAGCTGGTTGTTGAGCCGTCCGGGGCTGGAGAGTCGCTATCGGATGCGCGGCGGGTTCGGTCTGGATTTGCCGATGCTGCGCAATTTCTTGTACTACAGTCTGCCCAGCGGATTGATGTATCTGACCGAGGCCGGCGCGTTCACGATCATCATCTTAAGGATCGGACAACTGGGCGACGTGCCGCTGCGCGCGACGACGATGGCGATCAATTTCAACATGGTCGCGTTCATCCCCTTGGTCGGGATCGCGATCGCCGCGTCGGTGCTGGTGGGCAGGCACCTGCTGCAAAACGGCCCGGCCTTTGCCGTGCGAACGTCGCTGGCGTCGTTGTTGATCGCGCTGTTCTATTCCGGGGTTTGGGCGATCGCCTACCTTGTCGCGGGGGACTGGATGCTGTCGCTGTATGGTTTAGGCACACCGGACGAGGATTCTCGTCAGGCGATCTTGCTGGCCGGCGGATTGTTGGGATTTGTCGCGTCGTACGTGTTGGTCGACGCGGTGCAATTGATTTTAAGCGCGGCACTCAAGGGTGCCGGAGACACATGGTTTGTGCTCGCCGCCGGCGCGGCGACCAGCGCGCTTTCGATCGCCGCTGGGATCGCGTTTGATCCGGGCCGTTCCTCGCTGACGTGGTGGTGGTGGGTGATCACGATTTGGATCTGGGCGTTGGCGATTGCGATGACCACACGATTCTTGGGAGGCCGCTGGAAATCCATGCGGATGGTTTAA
- a CDS encoding rhomboid family intramembrane serine protease, with protein MRRIGTLTDPDLARRFADFLFTLSIECNVDIEDAPQSDGAVAATTCNLWIRDESHVPRAKQELEAFLQSPTDEKYRVGEEADRIRKQRQSDEKRKKRLQQKVNPKSPATGSGGLMGVPIRQQTIPVVIAMVILSVIASFSTGFGQPKPSQVPGELSTEETIFYGLSFVDWRDYVISKDPLASIKKGQVWRLVTPLFLHGDTYHLAFNMLGIFFLGSAIERLQGSWFMAFLLLASGIFGGLVQIWLPPEEALPELFRGLAGSPFSIGASGAVYGLFGYLWIRPALSPSYPVRMMPSNVAIMLGWLVFCIFFVERIANGAHLGGLIAGVVIAVVVSRMPSDRFA; from the coding sequence ATGCGCCGAATCGGCACTTTGACGGATCCTGACCTCGCCAGACGCTTTGCGGACTTTTTGTTCACGCTTTCGATCGAATGCAACGTCGACATCGAAGACGCCCCCCAATCGGATGGCGCTGTGGCGGCAACAACGTGCAATTTGTGGATTCGTGACGAATCGCACGTTCCTCGGGCCAAACAGGAACTGGAGGCGTTTTTGCAGTCGCCGACGGATGAAAAGTACCGTGTCGGTGAGGAGGCGGATCGAATTCGCAAGCAGCGACAGTCGGATGAAAAACGCAAAAAACGATTGCAGCAAAAGGTCAATCCGAAGTCGCCCGCGACCGGCAGCGGGGGGCTGATGGGCGTGCCGATCCGGCAGCAGACGATTCCGGTGGTGATCGCGATGGTGATCCTGTCGGTGATCGCCAGTTTTTCGACCGGGTTCGGCCAACCCAAGCCGTCGCAAGTTCCCGGCGAACTTTCGACCGAGGAAACCATCTTTTATGGACTGTCCTTCGTCGATTGGCGCGATTACGTGATCAGCAAAGACCCGTTGGCGTCGATCAAGAAGGGCCAGGTGTGGCGGTTGGTCACGCCGCTGTTTTTGCACGGGGACACGTATCATTTGGCGTTCAATATGCTCGGGATTTTCTTTTTGGGTTCGGCGATCGAGCGACTGCAAGGGTCTTGGTTCATGGCGTTTTTGCTGTTGGCCAGTGGGATCTTTGGCGGTCTGGTGCAGATTTGGCTGCCGCCGGAAGAAGCGTTGCCGGAGCTATTCAGGGGATTGGCCGGTTCGCCGTTTTCGATCGGGGCATCGGGGGCCGTCTATGGACTGTTCGGTTACCTTTGGATTCGGCCCGCACTCTCGCCGTCGTATCCGGTCCGCATGATGCCCTCGAACGTCGCGATCATGCTGGGCTGGTTGGTGTTTTGCATCTTCTTCGTCGAACGCATCGCCAACGGGGCACACCTGGGCGGTTTGATCGCCGGGGTGGTGATCGCGGTGGTCGTCTCGCGGATGCCTTCCGATCGGTTTGCGTGA